One segment of Engraulis encrasicolus isolate BLACKSEA-1 chromosome 7, IST_EnEncr_1.0, whole genome shotgun sequence DNA contains the following:
- the LOC134451855 gene encoding reticulon-4 receptor-like 1, whose amino-acid sequence MVKEQVKDASKYTSGGAVPLLLMTLCWCGQHGSLWACPHHCICYTSPSTVSCQAHNFLAVPEGIPEGSERVFLQNNKIQRLLRGHFGPSAVTLWLYSNNVSYIQPSTFTGLARLEELDLGDNRHLRSLAVDTFRGLGRLHALHLYACGLIHLPSGIFQGLHNLQYLHLQNNELEFLEDDLFIDLLNLSHLFLHGNRLWSLHQNTFRGLGALDRLLLHQNRLQWVDRLAFHDLRRLTTLYLFNNSLTELPAESLALLPALEYLRLNANPWECDCKALPLWDWLQRFRGSASDAVCVAPPEQSGKDLRSMKKEELPRCGVGGGGGGGGGGGGGGFGVESLSQGMDGDGGGVGGGRRRHHGDQQRHHQLQHQNPHLPHQDQHAVPLPSPLPRPPSSSSTTTKAARSPRNCTRRGGGGGRKSKAQNEVTSAKEEAWGKDGYEGNQRQGGKYHHASTPATGLGGAPSRRKNRCHPRTSVGPPSGVQQQPNRGLTVCGIMYVSRSAQPSV is encoded by the exons ATGGTGAAGGAGCAGGTGAAGGATGCTTCCAAATACACAA GTGGCGGTGCAGTGCCTCTGCTGCTGATGACACTGTGCTGGTGCGGCCAGCACGGGTCGCTGTGGGCGTGCCCGCACCACTGCATCTGCTACACCTCGCCCAGCACGGTCAGCTGCCAGGCGCACAACTTCCTGGCGGTGCCCGAGGGCATCCCCGAGGGCAGCGAGCGCGTCTTCCTGCAGAACAACAAGATCCAGCGGCTGCTGCGCGGCCACTTCGGGCCCTCCGCCGTCACGCTCTGGCTCTACTCCAACAACGTCTCCTACATCCAGCCCAGCACCTTCACGGGCCTGGcccgcctggaggagctggacctgggGGACAACCGGCACCTGCGCTCCCTGGCCGTGGACACCTTCCGCGGGCTGGGCCGCTTGCACGCGCTGCACCTGTACGCTTGCGGACTCATACACCTGCCCTCCGGGATCTTCCAGGGCTTACACAACCTGCAGTACCTCCACTTACAG aataACGAGCTGGAGTTCCTGGAGGACGACCTGTTCATCGACCTGCTGAACCTCAGCCACCTCTTCCTGCACGGCAACCGGCTGTGGAGCCTGCACCAGAACACCTTCCGCGGCCTGGGCGCACTGGACCGCCTCCTGCTCCACCAGAACCGGCTGCAGTGGGTGGACCGGCTGGCCTTCCACGACCTGCGGCGCCTCACCACCCTCTACCTGTTCAACAACTCGCTGACGGAGCTGCCCGCCGAGAGCCTGGCGCTGCTGCCCGCCCTGGAGTACCTGCGGCTCAACGCCAACCCGTGGGAGTGCGACTGCAAGGCGCTGCCGCTCTGGGACTGGCTGCAGAGGTTCCGCGGCTCGGCGTCGGACGCCGTGTGCGTGGCGCCGCCCGAGCAGAGCGGGAAGGACCTGCGGAGCATGAAGAAGGAGGAGCTGCCCCGGTGTGGcgttggtggaggtggaggaggaggaggaggaggaggtggtggagggtttGGGGTGGAGTCCCTCAGTCAGGGGAtggatggagatggtggtg gtgTTGGGGGGGGCAGGAGACGGCACCACGGCGACCAGCAGCGTCACCACCAGCTCCAGCACCAGAACCCCCACCTGCCCCATCAGGACCAGCACGCCGTGCCCCTCCCCTCGCCGCTCCCccggcccccctcctcctcctccaccaccaccaaggcGGCCCGCAGCCCGCGGAACTGCACCCGGCGTGGTGGCGGTGGGGGTCGGAAGTCCAAGGCCCAGAATGAGGTCACCTCGGCCAAGGAGGAGGCCTGGGGTAAGGACGGCTACGAGGGCAATCAGAGGCAAGGGGGCAAGTACCACCACGCCTCCACCCCCGCAACAGGGTTAGGGGGGGCTCCCTCTCGCCGCAAGAACAGGTGCCACCCCCGGACTTCCGTGGGACCCCCTAGCGGGGTGCAGCAGCAGCCCAACCGAGGGCTCACTGTTTGTGGG